Genomic window (Victivallis lenta):
GTGCTCGTCTCAAGAGACCATGCCCGACACTGCGTGTCGTGCTCGTCTCAAGAGACCATGCCCGACACTGCGTGTCGTGCTCGTCTCAAGAGACCATGCCCGACACTGCGTGTCGTGCTCGTCTCAAAAGACCATGCCCGACACTGTGTGTCGTGCTCGTCTCCGGTGTTCCGTGCGGCTCCGCCGTACTTGCACCTTCGAGAAAGGCATTGTTAATATTTTGATGATATTATTATACCGGAGATACGCTTTTTCCGGAATGGCCGAAACGGACAAAAACATATCTTTTCCGGTATAACGGCCTTGACTTCTCCGCTTTGCGGGTTATGTTCCGGAAAAGGAGGCGAAATCATGCCGCTTTCCCATTTCGAAGAGCTCGGACTGCTTTCGCTCTGCGGGCAGGTCGATTTGAAATTCGTCAATTTTTTTTACGGAACGAACCCCGGATCCTGGAAAAGCCGTTTCCCGTACAACCGGCTCCTGTTCATTCTCGAGTCGGATGGCGCGAGCACCTTCGGGGACGGCATCCGCAGCTGCCGCGCGGAACGCGGCAGCTGGTTTCTGCTTCCGCCGTTTCAGGAGATCACGCACGACCACAATGAGACGATGCTCCATTTGTCGATCCACTTCCGGCTGACGGTCTGCGGCGGCTTTGAGCTGCTTTCCGGCAGACATGCGTTTTTCTGCGGCCGGGACCCGGTGCTCGTCAACGGCGTCATTTCGGAAATCCGGGAAAAGGATGCGCTGCGGCTGGCTTCCGGATTGTGCGCCTGGTGCTGGACGGTTCTTCACCGGGTCATGCCGCAGGTCTCCTCTTCCGCGGTTCCGGCGCTGTATGCGAATCCGGCCTATGCGGAATTGTTTGATTTTTTCTGGAAACACGCCACGGCCGCGACGCGGGTCGGCGACATGGCCGCTTTTCTCAGGATGGCCCCGGAGTCGTTCGTCAAGAAATTCACCCGCGACACCGGAATCTCGCCCGGAAAATTCCTCAACCGCATCGTGGCCGCCCATGCGATGACCATGCTCTCCGGAGACCGGCGCTCGATCAAGGAGATCGCCGCCGCGCTCGAATTCTGCAACGAATTTTATTTCTCGCGTTTTTTCCGGCGCGAAAGCGGCATGTCGCCGCGGGAATTCCGGAAACGTTTTCTTCCGGCCGCGTTTCCGGAATTCCCGCGGCCGTGAAGGTTTCCGGCGGAGCGTGAGGCGGGTGCTCGCGTTCCGCGGAGGAGGCCTGCGGCAGAATTCAGAAGGGGGCATCGCTCCCCGGCGGCCGGCGTGTCTGTTCCGTATTCAATAAAAAAACCTTCCCGGCGGGAAACGCCGGGAAGGCCGGGCAGGCGGAACCGTATTACGCGGTGCAGGTCACATAATAGCGGGCAAGGATATAAGCCGATGCCAGCACCATGCTGCCGAGCGTCACCGGGACGCCGTATTTCA
Coding sequences:
- a CDS encoding helix-turn-helix domain-containing protein, with the translated sequence MPLSHFEELGLLSLCGQVDLKFVNFFYGTNPGSWKSRFPYNRLLFILESDGASTFGDGIRSCRAERGSWFLLPPFQEITHDHNETMLHLSIHFRLTVCGGFELLSGRHAFFCGRDPVLVNGVISEIREKDALRLASGLCAWCWTVLHRVMPQVSSSAVPALYANPAYAELFDFFWKHATAATRVGDMAAFLRMAPESFVKKFTRDTGISPGKFLNRIVAAHAMTMLSGDRRSIKEIAAALEFCNEFYFSRFFRRESGMSPREFRKRFLPAAFPEFPRP